In a genomic window of Coprococcus eutactus:
- a CDS encoding response regulator transcription factor, with protein sequence MSKILIIEDELSIAELERDYLELNDFEVEIEPNGINGLEKALSEEYSLILLDLMLPDMDGFEICRQIREKKDIPIIMVTAKKNDIDKIRGLGLGVDDYVTKPFSPSELVARVKAHISRYERLVGSTALKNDVIEIRGLKIDKTDRRVYVDNEEKVFTNKEFDILCFLASNPNKVFSKDELFSKIWNMDSIGDIATVTVHIKKIREKIEFDTSNPQYIETVWGVGYRFRM encoded by the coding sequence ATGAGCAAAATATTGATAATTGAAGATGAGCTCAGTATTGCGGAACTTGAGAGAGATTACTTAGAGCTTAATGATTTTGAGGTTGAGATAGAACCGAATGGAATTAATGGACTGGAGAAGGCTTTGAGTGAGGAGTACAGTCTTATACTGCTTGACCTTATGCTTCCTGATATGGATGGATTTGAGATATGCCGTCAGATCAGGGAGAAGAAGGATATACCAATCATAATGGTGACAGCAAAGAAGAATGATATAGACAAGATCAGAGGCCTTGGTCTGGGTGTTGACGACTATGTGACGAAACCATTCAGTCCAAGCGAGCTGGTGGCAAGAGTGAAAGCTCATATATCAAGATATGAGAGATTGGTTGGATCAACAGCTCTCAAGAATGATGTCATCGAGATCAGAGGACTGAAGATAGACAAGACAGACAGAAGAGTATATGTAGACAACGAGGAGAAGGTATTTACAAATAAGGAATTTGACATACTGTGTTTCCTTGCCAGCAACCCAAATAAGGTATTCTCCAAGGATGAGCTGTTCAGCAAGATCTGGAATATGGACAGTATAGGCGATATAGCAACGGTTACTGTTCATATCAAGAAGATAAGGGAGAAGATCGAGTTCGATACCTCAAATCCACAGTATATAGAGACTGTATGGGGTGTTGGTTACAGATTCAGAATGTGA
- a CDS encoding RluA family pseudouridine synthase: MKLNILHEDSDIIVAVKPCGVPTQPDKTNSESMVSMLKLRIYERENRKEEPYLVPIHRLDRPVGGVMVFAKTPEAAAALSKQSEDGTMLKYYQAILTGELPNDQGVLKDYLLHDTKDNVTKTVDKDTPGAKYSELEYEVLDVMDTDEGVLSYVLVELITGRHHQIRAQFAKRKCGIWGDTKYNPKFQKTKKKYKEIGLHASRLEFDHPTTGEHMVFKHEPEGGAFAILDLDEF, translated from the coding sequence ATGAAATTAAACATTTTACATGAGGATAGTGATATCATTGTGGCTGTGAAACCGTGTGGTGTGCCGACACAGCCGGACAAGACAAATTCCGAGAGCATGGTGAGCATGCTCAAGCTTAGAATATATGAGAGAGAAAACAGAAAAGAAGAGCCATATCTTGTTCCTATACACAGGCTGGACAGACCTGTCGGAGGAGTTATGGTATTCGCAAAGACGCCTGAGGCGGCAGCAGCTCTCTCAAAGCAGAGTGAGGATGGCACCATGCTCAAGTATTATCAGGCGATACTCACAGGAGAGCTTCCAAATGACCAGGGTGTGCTGAAGGATTACCTGCTCCATGACACAAAGGACAACGTGACGAAGACCGTGGACAAGGATACACCAGGGGCAAAGTATTCAGAGCTAGAATATGAGGTGCTGGATGTTATGGACACGGATGAAGGGGTACTCTCATATGTTCTTGTGGAGCTTATAACAGGAAGACACCACCAGATCAGGGCGCAGTTTGCAAAGAGAAAATGCGGCATATGGGGTGACACGAAGTACAATCCAAAGTTCCAGAAGACGAAGAAAAAATATAAAGAAATTGGACTTCATGCATCAAGATTGGAATTCGACCATCCGACCACAGGTGAGCACATGGTGTTCAAGCATGAGCCGGAGGGCGGCGCATTTGCGATACTGGATCTGGATGAGTTCTAA